A window from Musa acuminata AAA Group cultivar baxijiao unplaced genomic scaffold, Cavendish_Baxijiao_AAA HiC_scaffold_1139, whole genome shotgun sequence encodes these proteins:
- the LOC135583650 gene encoding ABSCISIC ACID-INSENSITIVE 5-like protein 3 isoform X1 has product MSMTMATQGVGGGQQSPIQSLARQGSLYSLTLNEVQSHLGEPLHSMNLDELLRSVIPCEDNQSAGPDDGGGTGVGCPGIRCEGSITMPRALSKKTVDEVWRHIQTGQKENSDGVADYGRQPTLGEMTLEDFLSKAGVVTEGSDQSRSNRIGNVGLDPRTQWLQQYHQHQQQQAQQSRMGAFVGQQVPQPLAVGVGTMLDSRYRDGEGASLSPLDPQTPRRKRGPSEDTTKKTVERKQKRMIKNRESAARSRARKQAYTNELENKVSRLEEENQRLRQQRELEAMIHYIPQPEPKHQLRRTSSAAF; this is encoded by the exons ATGAGCATGACAATGGCGACTCAGGGCGTTGGTGGAGGGCAGCAGTCACCGATCCAGAGCTTGGCCAGGCAAGGGTCCCTTTACAGCCTCACCCTCAATGAGGTCCAGAGCCACTTGGGTGAGCCCTTGCACAGCATGAACCTTGATGAGCTCCTCAGGAGTGTGATCCCGTGCGAGGATAATCAGTCTGCAGGCCCTGACGATGGCGGCGGCACTGGCGTAGGATGTCCAGGCATCCGGTGCGAGGGGAGTATCACCATGCCGCGTGCCCTGAGCAAGAAGACAGTCGACGAGGTGTGGAGGCACATCCAAACAGGGCAGAAGGAGAATAGTGATGGTGTTGCGGATTATGGAAGGCAGCCGACCCTAGGGGAAATGACTCTTGAGGACTTCTTGTCAAAAGCTGGGGTGGTCACGGAAGGATCTGATCAGAGTAGGAGCAATCGGATTGGCAATGTGGGTCTTGATCCAAGGACACAGTGGTTGCAGCAGTATCATCAGCATCAGCAGCAACAAGCTCAGCAGAGCAGAATGGGAGCTTTTGTGGGTCAACAGGTGCCACAACCTCTGGCTGTCGGCGTTGGAACCATGTTGGACTCGAGGTACCGTGATGGTGAAGGAGCCAGTTTGTCCCCACTTGATCCACAAACACCAAGGCGGAAGAGGGGGCCTTCGGAGGACACGACGAAGAAGACTGTCGAGAGGAAGCAGAAGAGAATGATCAAGAACCGTGAGTCAGCTGCCCGTTCACGAGCTAGGAAGCAG GCTTACACGAATGAGCTGGAGAACAAGGTCTCCCGACTTGAAGAAGAAAATCAGAGGTTGAGACAGCAAAGG
- the LOC135583650 gene encoding ABSCISIC ACID-INSENSITIVE 5-like protein 3 isoform X2 codes for MSMTMATQGVGGGQQSPIQSLARQGSLYSLTLNEVQSHLGEPLHSMNLDELLRSVIPCEDNQSAGPDDGGGTGVGCPGIRCEGSITMPRALSKKTVDEVWRHIQTGQKENSDGVADYGRQPTLGEMTLEDFLSKAGVVTEGSDQSRSNRIGNVGLDPRTQWLQQYHQHQQQQAQQSRMGAFVGQQVPQPLAVGVGTMLDSRYRDGEGASLSPLDPQTPRRKRGPSEDTTKKTVERKQKRMIKNRESAARSRARKQAYTNELENKVSRLEEENQRSWKL; via the exons ATGAGCATGACAATGGCGACTCAGGGCGTTGGTGGAGGGCAGCAGTCACCGATCCAGAGCTTGGCCAGGCAAGGGTCCCTTTACAGCCTCACCCTCAATGAGGTCCAGAGCCACTTGGGTGAGCCCTTGCACAGCATGAACCTTGATGAGCTCCTCAGGAGTGTGATCCCGTGCGAGGATAATCAGTCTGCAGGCCCTGACGATGGCGGCGGCACTGGCGTAGGATGTCCAGGCATCCGGTGCGAGGGGAGTATCACCATGCCGCGTGCCCTGAGCAAGAAGACAGTCGACGAGGTGTGGAGGCACATCCAAACAGGGCAGAAGGAGAATAGTGATGGTGTTGCGGATTATGGAAGGCAGCCGACCCTAGGGGAAATGACTCTTGAGGACTTCTTGTCAAAAGCTGGGGTGGTCACGGAAGGATCTGATCAGAGTAGGAGCAATCGGATTGGCAATGTGGGTCTTGATCCAAGGACACAGTGGTTGCAGCAGTATCATCAGCATCAGCAGCAACAAGCTCAGCAGAGCAGAATGGGAGCTTTTGTGGGTCAACAGGTGCCACAACCTCTGGCTGTCGGCGTTGGAACCATGTTGGACTCGAGGTACCGTGATGGTGAAGGAGCCAGTTTGTCCCCACTTGATCCACAAACACCAAGGCGGAAGAGGGGGCCTTCGGAGGACACGACGAAGAAGACTGTCGAGAGGAAGCAGAAGAGAATGATCAAGAACCGTGAGTCAGCTGCCCGTTCACGAGCTAGGAAGCAG GCTTACACGAATGAGCTGGAGAACAAGGTCTCCCGACTTGAAGAAGAAAATCAGAG